The DNA sequence GATATGAGCATGCTTATGAATAAAGCAGCAAATTATTTTGATGAGCCGCTTCTTCATAAATGGGAAATCGAACTTATTTCCATGGCGCATTATGTCAGCCGTATTCAGCTTCCGGACTATCTTTATGAGAAGAAAGGAAGACTGAGTTCGTACGAGCAGGTCGTCGTCCAGAAGCACTGTAAGTTTGCGGCCGACCTTATCCCGGAAGATGACAATGTACGCCGGGTGAAAGAAACTATTCAGCAGCATCACGAGCGCTGTGATGGGAGCGGTTACCCTCACGGATTGGAGGGAGATTCGATCCGGCTGTCAGCGCAGCTGCTCGGGCTGACAGAATCCTATTTATCGCTTACGGAAGACAGAATTTACCGGGATGCTTTTTCTCCGGAAGAAGCGGTTGAAAAGCTGGCTGAGGAAACGAAGGGAGCCTTTTCTCCTGATCTGCAGCAGGCTTTCTTTCGATGTCTGGAAGACGAAGCATATATTTCCCGTACTTGAGAAAACATTCGGAGAACTGCTGCGTATAGAGAAAGACTAAATGACAGATAATGTCGTTTAGTCTTTTTTTATAAGCTGTTTTAAAGACCGGGTTCGATACATGTAAATACTCCGCTTCGTTCTTTCGTGGAAGTCCGAGCAAAGTGTCCAGCTGAAACGAAGGTCATAAACTTTGTTCGGTTTTTATATGAAATGGATTCTTTATAGAAGAAATTTTCAAACCCGGGCTTTGAAAAATGGTCTTCTGACTTCTAAATTCTCTGCAGTCATATGTAAAAGTATCAAAACCTGCACATTTTCAAAACAGAGAGGGTAAGAGAAGAGAGGGAGGCAGATCATTAGCCTCCACTGACTTTTTCTCTTAAACTATAGAAGGGAAAGTGAATGACATTCAGGAGGAGATAAAGATGAGAAAGTTTCTTGAACCTTACACATTTAAAAACGGAGCAGCAGTTAGAAATAGAATCATGCTGGCCCCGATGACAAATTTCGCTTCAGCAGATACTGGGGAAACAACGCCGGAAGAACGGGAATATTACCGGGAGCGTTCCCGTGGAGCGGGTACCGTGATCACCGCCTGCGCCAATGTTACAGCGGGCGGTAAAGGCTTCCCCGGAGAAATCGGCGTCGACCGCGACGAGCTGATTGAGAGTCTCGGTGAACTGGCCGATACGATTAAAGGAGAAGGCGCAAAAGCTGTCCTGCAGATCTTTCACGGTGGAAGAATGGCACCACCGAAACTTCTTCCCGATGAACAGCCGGTAAGTGCCAGTGCGGTAGCGGCGGAGCGCGAAGGAGCTGTCGTTCCGCGGGAGCTTTCCGAAGATGAAATACTGGAGATAATCCAGGCTTTTGGACATGCAACCCGACGAGCGATCCGTGCAGGCTATGACGGGGTGGAAATCCACGGAGCAAACACCTATCTGATTCAGCAGTTCTTTTCTCCGCATTCCAACAGAAGACAGGATGCCTGGGGAGGCACCTTGGAAAAACGTATGCGGTTTCCTATGGCTGTCGTGCACGAAGTATTAAAAGCAGCAGAAGAAGCGGATGATAAGTTCCTTGTCGGCTACCGCATTTCCCCCGAGGAAATAGAGGAGCCGGGCATTACGATGGAAGATAGCCTTCAGCTGATAAAGGAACTCGCAGCTGCAGATCTGGATTATCTGCATACTTCCGTAATGGATTTCTTTGCAGGTTCGATGCGTGATAAAACAGATGAGCGTTCCCGCGTGCAGATGATTCAGGATACGGTCGGTGAAGAGATTCCTGTTGTAGGAGTCGGCTCTCTTCACACGCCGGATGATGTGGAAAAGGCAATGGAAAGCGGCACTCCGTTTATCGCTCTCGGCCGGGAGCTGATCGTCGAACCTCATTGGGTCGAGAAAGTGGAAGCCGGCCGCGAAGCAGATATCCGGACGGAGCTTTCTGTAGATGACAGGGAAGAGCTTGTCGTTCCGGAATCGTTATGGACAGCAATAGTTAACAGACCGGGCTGGTTCCCTGTGAAAGAGCACGCCGGAAAGTAGAGGACCGCTGTCTTAAGAATCCTCCCGGCAGCTTCACCTGAAGTTTTCCTGCTATAACGACGAATGCTGTCAGTACTGTAAATAAAAAGGGCTGTCCTTAATAAATTTTTAAGGCAGCTCTTTTTGCTTTCCCGGGCTGCTTTTGATAAAATGACAAAAAAATTGTCATTTGGAGGAGTGTTATGCCTGTTGACGCAAAAAAATTAATTGTTTTTGAAAAGTTAATGGAAGAAATAGATGTCGGTGTTCATGCTATCGACGCAGCAGGACGAACAATCATTTATAACGAAAAAATTTCTGAAATTGAAAATATGAAACCGGCAGAAGTACTTAATAAACCGGTGGGAGAACTATTCGAATTTTCTGAAGGGCAGGGCAGTACCCTCCAGAAAGCGTTAAAGGAAGGGCACGAATCCAGGAATGTGAAACAGACCTACTTAAACAATAAAGGTCTGGAAATTACGGCGATCCACAATACCTTTCCCGTCCGGTACGAAGGAGAAATTATTGGAGCACTGGAAGTGACAAAGGATATTACGAGACTGGAAAAGCTCGTGCAGGAAAACATGAAAAATGGAAGCCGCCGCTACAATTTTCATGATATGATCGGAGTAAGCGCCGGCATGCAGGAAGTAGTGGATCATGCCAAGCGAGCGACCCGGACGACATCCTCGGTACTTATCACAGGAGAGACAGGAACAGGCAAAGAATTGTTTGCACAGAGCATACACAACGGCAGCGCCCGCTCCTCCGGGCCGTTTATCAGCCAGAATTGTGCTGCCCTTCCGGAAAGTCTGATTGAAGGCATTCTTTTTGGTACGAAAAAGGGTGCTTTCACCGGTGCGGAAAACCGGCCGGGTCTTTTTGAACAGGCAGGAGGAGGGACGCTGCTTTTAGACGAAATTAATTCCCTGCCACCGGATCTCCAGTCAAAACTGCTGCGTGTGATTCAGGAAAAATCAGTACGCCGGGTAGGCGATACGGAAGAAAGGGAAATCGATATCCGTCTGCTGGCAACGATAAATGAGGATCCAGTCGATGCCGTGACCCACGGACGGCTGCGCAAGGATTTATACTACCGGCTCAGCGTTGTTTCTTTATTCATCCCCCCTCTACGGGAGCGCATGGAAGATCTTGAGCCGTTATGCCGGCATTTTATAAACAAGTATAATGATCTATTCCAGCTTGAAGTAAAAGCATTGAGTCCCGAAGTGAAAAACCTGTTTTATGATTACCACTGGCCGGGAAATGTGAGAGAAGTAGAACATGTTATTGAAGGTTCGATGAATTTAGTAACTGCAGAAGACCGGATTGAAACCTCCCACCTGCCGCTTCAGCTGCGGAGGAGGCTCTCTGTTTCCCAGCCGGCAGAAAGCGCTGTTCCCGAGAAGGAAGAACTCCCGCATCTGAAAGACTTTCTTCACGAAAAAGAGAAAGTGTTCGTTCAGCAGGCTTTAAAACGATTTGACTATCGTGTGCAGGAAACAGCAGACGCTCTTGGGTTAAGCAGACAGAGTCTGCAGTACCGGATGAAAAAACTGGGCATAAGCAAAATACGTATCTAGCGCAAAAATTTTAAGTTTAATTAGTTGTCTTATGAAAAATAATTTTGCGTCCGAAGGTTTGAAAGCCTTTTCGTTAAGCTGTTTTATTGTTGGCATTATTCTTGCAACTGTAAAAACAGTGGAGAATGACTACTAAAGGAAAGGGTGATTCACATGACAACTTCGACAAATACGTCTTCAATCATTGAACATACAGAAAAACATGGCGCGAGAAATTATCATCCGCTGCCGATTGTGATATCAAAAGCGGAAGGAGTCTGGGTGGAAGATCCGGAAGGCAACCGCTACATTGATATGCTGAGTGCCTACTCTGCTTTGAACCAGGGACACAGGCACCCAAAAATTATTCAGGCACTGAAAGACCAGGCAGATAAAGTGACGCTCACGTCCCGCGCCTTTCATAATGACCAGCTCGGTTTCTTTTATGATAAAGTAAGTGAATGGACAGGCAAAGAGCTGGTTCTGCCGATGAATACCGGAGCTGAAGCAGTTGAAACAGCTGTAAAAGCGGCGCGCCGCTGGGGCTACCAGGAGAAAGGAATTCCTAAAGATCAGGCGGAAATTATCGGCTGTCACGGGAATTTCCACGGCCGTACGATGACTGCTGTTTCCCTGGCGGCGGAGGAAAATGATACGACAGGATTCGGCCCGATGCTTCCCGGGATTAAAACAATTCCCTATGGTGATGCAGCAGCTTTGAAAGATGCGATCACCCCGAACACGACAGCTTTTCTTTTTGAACCTATTCAGGGAGAAGGCGGCGTTGTGATTCCGCCGGAAGGTTTTCTGCGTGAAGCGCAGGCTATCTGTAAAGAAAACAATGTCCTCTTTATTGCCGACGAAATTCAGACCGGCCTCTGCCGCACCGGTCGGACGTTTGCCTGTGACTGGGAAGAGGTAAAGCCGGATATGTACATCCTTGGTAAAGCTCTCGGAGGCGGGGTCTTCCCGATTTCCTGTGTAGCCGCTGATGAGGATATCCTCGGAGTGTTTGATCCGGGATCCCACGGCTCCACTTTCGGCGGAAATCCGCTGGGAGCCGCTGTCGCTGTTTCCGCCCTCAATGTTCTGGAAGAGGAACAGCTCGCAGATCGTTCGCGGCGTCTCGGAGAGTATTTCCGTGATCGTCTTCGCAAAATTGACAATCCAATGATCAAAGAAATCCGCGGCAAAGGACTCTTTATAGGAGTGGAGCTGAGTGAACCGGCCCGTTCCTACTGTGAAAGCCTGAAAGAAAAAGGCCTGCTCTGTAAGGAAACCCAGACGAATGTTATTCGCTTTGCGCCTCCTCTCGTTATTTCAGAAGAAGATCTCGACTGGGCACTGAGCAAAATTGAAACGGTACTGGCAAAATAATTTTACTAATTAAAAGGAGTGACATGTATGTATACAGCTTATAAACACGAACCATTTACAGACTTTACGAAGGAAGAAAATCAAAAGGAATTTCTCGAAGCACTGGCAGTAGTTAAAAAGGATATCGGCAAAGAATATCCGCTCATTATCGATGGAAAAGAAGTAACGACAAAGGATAAGCTCGTCAGTATTAACCCTTGTAATATCAGCGAAGAGATCGGCAGTGTATCAAAAGCTTCTCCTAAAGAAATTGATAAGGCCTTTGAAGCTGCTAAAAAAGCATTTCCAAAGTGGAGCCAGACAAATCCTGTAGCCCGCGCTGAAGTTCTTTTCCGCGCTGCGGCTATTATGCGCCGCCGCAAACATGAACTTTCGGCTACTGTAGTAAAAGAAGCCGGCAAGCCATGGGTGGAAGCGGATATCGAAGTAGCAGAAGGAATTGATTTCCTTGAATATTACGGCCGTCAGATGATTGAGCTGAAAGATGGCAAGGTGATCGAAAGTCGTGATGGAGAAAGCAACCAGTATATTTATACTTCTGCAGGAGTGGCTGTTACGATTCCGCCATGGAACTTCTCTGCAGCAATCATGATGGGAACTACCGCAGCGCCGCTTGTCGCTGGTAACACGGTCCTGCTGAAGCCGGCAGAGCCGACTCCGATTATCGCTGCGAAGTTCGTAGATATTATGCGCGAAGCAGGAGTGCCGGACGGCGTACTGAACTTTGTGCCCGGCGAACCGCATGAAATCGGGGATCACCTCGTCGATCATAAAGATACGTCAATTATTACCTTTACAGGTTCCAAAGCGACCGGCCTGCGTATTCTTGAGCGTGCTTCCAAAGTTCAGGAAGGTCAGCAGCATTTGAAGCGTGTGCTTGCTGAAATGGGCGGAAAAGATACGGTCGTCGTCGATAAGGATGCAAATGTTGAGACGGCTGTAAATGCAATTGTAACGGCTGCATTTAACTTCTCCGGTCAGAAATGTTCTGCCGGTTCCCGTGCCGTCATCCACAAGGATCTGTATGATGAAGTGGAAAAGCGTGTAGTAGAAGAAACAGAAAAGCTGACGCTCGGCGATACCGAAGACAACAATAATTACCTCGGTCCGGTTATCAATCAAAAAGCTTATGACAAAGTTACAAGCTATATTAAGATCGGTAAAAAAGAAGGTAAACTTCTTACCGGAGACGAGTCGGATGACTCCAAAGGCTACTTCATTAAGCCGACGATTTTCGGAAGCGTAGATGCAGAAGCACGGATTATGAAAGAAGAAATTTTCGGTCCGGTTCTTGCTCTATGCAAAGCGAAGAGCTACGAAGAATCGATTGATATTGCAAACAACACAGAATACGGACTTACCGGAGCGGTTATCTCCAATAACGTGGATCACCTGGAATATGCTAAGAAAAACTTCCACGTAGGTAACCTTTACTTCAACCGTAACTGTACAGGAGCTATTGTCGGCTACCACCCATTCGGCGGTTTCAAGCTGTCAGGTACCGACTCTAAAGCAGGCGGACCGGATTACCTTCTGCAGTATTTGCTGCCGAAATCCATCAGCCAGATGCTTTAATAGAAGCATAAAGAATAGACCCTTGCCTCATTAATTTGAGGTAAGGGTTTTTTTCGGTTCTGTGCACGATTAAACATTTTCGTATGTGTAATTTTCTTCTTATATTATTTGAACTATTTATCTTGGATTAGCTGCTTCGATAAACGGGAGCCTTTGTTTCCGTGAGGACGCTTTCCGGCCCTCAGTCCATTCGGCTGGAAAAGGTTTTTCTATTGGGCAGACTGTTTTTCCGCTCTTCCATTAACGGATCGATCTTCCATTTATGACAGAAAAAGAGCTGTTCCTGTCGATAACAATCGACCTCTGGAACAGCTCTTTTTAAAATCAAAATCTAAATTAGAAAAGTGGTAAGGGGAGGACGTTGGCTGCAGCCGTTATTCTTCGATAGTCAGTACGCCGCCGGGAATTTCAAATTCCGTATCGCCCAATGAAGCATAGGCGTTAATTTGATATCCACCCGGAGTGAGCGGCTGGCCGTCAATCGTCAAATCCCATGTGAAGCTGTGCATGCCGCGGTCAAGGTCTTCAGCAAAAGCCGTTTCTTCAAGAAGCTCTCCTGTGTCTGCATCGCGGATACGGAGGTTAAATTCGTCCGCTCCACCCGGCACATTTACAGTTCCTGTGAGATTAGCACCATCTACTTCAAGAGAAAGGGCTGAAAGAAGTGGGAAGTCAGGATCCTGAACAAAAAGAATCGTTGGTACTTCAATCGTTTCTTCATCATTGCTTAGAAGGAAAGTACCTTCATAATATCCTGGTTCCACACCGCTTGCATCAATCTGGACACCAAAATTGATATCCTGTGTGCGCCCGGGCTGGACCTGCAGATTGTTGCTTGTCTGTACTTTAATACCTTCGTGTCCGGTAAAGTCTAAAGAATATCGCTTGCGTTCGTCAGAAAGATTGTGAACCGTGAATTTCTGACGTTCGACCTGCTTCCCGTTATCTTTATCAAATACTCCGAAAGAATGACTTCCTGGGACAGCGAGCACTTCCGTTTCAATTGCGTCAACTACCCGGATGCTTCCTGCTCCCTGAGTATTGTGCGGATAAAGGTTCCCGTCCGCATCATAAAGATTTTCTGCGGTATTCATCAAAGCAGATTTCACATAATCAACGTTCCATTCCGGATTGGCTTCAAGAATCAGCGCCGCAGCACCTGCTACGTGCGGGGCCGACATGCTTGTACCCTGAAGGGAAGCATACCCGTGAGGAGCGTCCGGATTGTGTGTAGGAATCGTACTGACGATGGCAACACCAGGAGCAGAGACATCCGGTTTAATCATCCACGTGTCCATAACCGGTCCGCGTGAAGAGAAATCTGCCATCGTTTCACCAATTTCTCTGTCAAACTCAATGTCAAAGCTGATCGTGTTATTGCCTGCTTCAAGCTCTGCGAGAAGTTTTTCGCCGTCTTCAAGCGTCGTCATGACAGTAGGTACGGCCATGCCTGGAACTTCCGGCATTGTGCCTTCCACATTGTTATATAAAACAGCTCCGGCAGCGCCAGCTTCGGCAACTGTGTCTGCTTTATCGACAAATGCATATTCGCCGCGTGAAATTAACGCGATTTTTCCGTCAAGATCTACGCCTTCAACGTCTTCCGGTCCTGCCAGACCGACATCAACAAATTCATATTCTCCTTCATTTAGAGAAAGCAGCTGATCTACATCTGGAAAGCCCATAACTTCGGAAGAAGGGTAGTCTACGCCTTCAGAAGTGAAAATATCTGCGGCATACTGATCATATGGGAGTTGTGTAGCACCTACAGAAATAGCATCGCGGGAAGTCCCGGGAGAGCCGACAGTCCAGTTATTTGGACCGCTGTTTCCGTTGGATGATACCGCAACAACTCCGTCTTCCATCGCTGTGTCGAGTGCGATACTCGTAGCGAAATCAGGGTTATTCTGCGTATTGCCGAGTGATAAATTTAAAACGTCAGCACCATCTTCGACCGCACGTTCAATGCCGGCGATTACATCGGTCGTCGTCCCGCTTCCGCCAGGACCGAGAACGCGGTATCCGAGAAGAGTTGCGTCAGGAGCGACCCCTGTAATAAGGCCGTCCGCTGCAACCGTTCCTGCAACGTGTGTACCGTGAAGGGTGGAATCTCCATCAGGATTGCCCGGCTGAGTTTCCTGCGGGTCATTATCATTATCTACAAAATCCCATCCTTTATACTCGCCGAAAGCATGAGCTAAATCCGGGTGAGTGTAGTCAACGCCCGTATCAATTACTGCAACGGTAACTCCCTCTCCCGTATATCCGCTTTCCCATGCTTCGTCAGCACCAATAAATGGAGCACTGTCCATCATGGCAGGGCTGAAAGTTTCAGGATCAAGCACTTCTGTTTCATTATCAAACTCTACTTCATAAGTTTCATCCGGGTAGACGGCTTTCACACCGGACACTTCCATCACATCTGGAAGTTCATTTTGAGATACTTCCAATGAGAAGCCTGAAAATAAGTAATCATATTCCCGGTTTACTTCGCTGGAAGAAGCAGCGTCTGCAACTTCGGAAATAATTTGATCTCTTACAGCAGCGAGATTTTCTTTAGACTGACTGTTCCCCTGCTGTTTGGAGCGTAAAATGGATTCTTCCTCTATTTCTACAATAACGTTGACTGCTTCCGAAGAAGAATAGTCGGCATCCAGCTGGGCAGGAGTTTCGGTAACTGTCTGATTCGTTCCTGCAGCAAGACCTGTTCCGCTGAAACCGGTAAGAGAAAGCAGAAGAATTAATACGAAAATAAAACAAGATCGAACTCTCTGTTTCATAAGTTATAAGCCCCTTTATGTATTTTTTTTAACGGCAGAACGTGACTAAGTACCCCCTCTCAATTCCCTTTTCTCTGCCCTAATATTTAGAATTTTACATCTTTTAAAAATGGAAATCCAGTGAAAATAAGGAAATGAGACATTATTCCCTATAATGAATAAATGAAATATTTTATTAAAACTGGGAACAAAGTCACGAGAGAATTGATTTATTTTAAGCAGCATCAGCAAAATAAATAAATTTCGGGTACAAAAACTTCCGAATTTCGAAATGATATGAATATAAGAATAAAAGGGTCTCACAGCTGTTGAATAAATGAGTTAATTGTCATAGGTATTTAATATCATATTTAACGGCCGAAGATTAATGGGGAAATTAAAGTGCAGAAGGTAAAAAAACGGGAGGGGGGGACATGATAAGAAATGTTTTCTATTGGACGGTAGAAAGGCGTTAAACGGAAAAAACCTGTCAGACAGGCAGAAATGTCTGACAGGTTCTTTAAACTTCGTTCCAGTTCCACAGCAGCTGCTTAGTATTTATATGCCGGGATCATGTGAACCAGGTCCTTCATCTCGAGGAATGCCGGGATCATGGACATCCGTTCTCCGCGTGCCTGGACTGGATCCGGTTGATGAATCATCAGGAGCGGCAGCTGGATTGCCTGGTTTACTGCTTTCTTTCTTCATTTTTTTATCAAGCTCTTGAAGTTTCACCCGTGCAAAGTCTCTGCCTCCCACACCAAAGGCAATCGCAAAGGCAACGGCCAGAGCACCAAGAATGAGCAGGAAGGCGCTGTTAACTATATTTGAAGCGAATTCCATCTGATCGAACGCCATAAATGCAGCAAACACGATGA is a window from the Alkalicoccus halolimnae genome containing:
- a CDS encoding NADH-dependent flavin oxidoreductase translates to MRKFLEPYTFKNGAAVRNRIMLAPMTNFASADTGETTPEEREYYRERSRGAGTVITACANVTAGGKGFPGEIGVDRDELIESLGELADTIKGEGAKAVLQIFHGGRMAPPKLLPDEQPVSASAVAAEREGAVVPRELSEDEILEIIQAFGHATRRAIRAGYDGVEIHGANTYLIQQFFSPHSNRRQDAWGGTLEKRMRFPMAVVHEVLKAAEEADDKFLVGYRISPEEIEEPGITMEDSLQLIKELAAADLDYLHTSVMDFFAGSMRDKTDERSRVQMIQDTVGEEIPVVGVGSLHTPDDVEKAMESGTPFIALGRELIVEPHWVEKVEAGREADIRTELSVDDREELVVPESLWTAIVNRPGWFPVKEHAGK
- a CDS encoding sigma-54 interaction domain-containing protein, giving the protein MPVDAKKLIVFEKLMEEIDVGVHAIDAAGRTIIYNEKISEIENMKPAEVLNKPVGELFEFSEGQGSTLQKALKEGHESRNVKQTYLNNKGLEITAIHNTFPVRYEGEIIGALEVTKDITRLEKLVQENMKNGSRRYNFHDMIGVSAGMQEVVDHAKRATRTTSSVLITGETGTGKELFAQSIHNGSARSSGPFISQNCAALPESLIEGILFGTKKGAFTGAENRPGLFEQAGGGTLLLDEINSLPPDLQSKLLRVIQEKSVRRVGDTEEREIDIRLLATINEDPVDAVTHGRLRKDLYYRLSVVSLFIPPLRERMEDLEPLCRHFINKYNDLFQLEVKALSPEVKNLFYDYHWPGNVREVEHVIEGSMNLVTAEDRIETSHLPLQLRRRLSVSQPAESAVPEKEELPHLKDFLHEKEKVFVQQALKRFDYRVQETADALGLSRQSLQYRMKKLGISKIRI
- a CDS encoding ornithine--oxo-acid transaminase, with translation MTTSTNTSSIIEHTEKHGARNYHPLPIVISKAEGVWVEDPEGNRYIDMLSAYSALNQGHRHPKIIQALKDQADKVTLTSRAFHNDQLGFFYDKVSEWTGKELVLPMNTGAEAVETAVKAARRWGYQEKGIPKDQAEIIGCHGNFHGRTMTAVSLAAEENDTTGFGPMLPGIKTIPYGDAAALKDAITPNTTAFLFEPIQGEGGVVIPPEGFLREAQAICKENNVLFIADEIQTGLCRTGRTFACDWEEVKPDMYILGKALGGGVFPISCVAADEDILGVFDPGSHGSTFGGNPLGAAVAVSALNVLEEEQLADRSRRLGEYFRDRLRKIDNPMIKEIRGKGLFIGVELSEPARSYCESLKEKGLLCKETQTNVIRFAPPLVISEEDLDWALSKIETVLAK
- the pruA gene encoding L-glutamate gamma-semialdehyde dehydrogenase — encoded protein: MYTAYKHEPFTDFTKEENQKEFLEALAVVKKDIGKEYPLIIDGKEVTTKDKLVSINPCNISEEIGSVSKASPKEIDKAFEAAKKAFPKWSQTNPVARAEVLFRAAAIMRRRKHELSATVVKEAGKPWVEADIEVAEGIDFLEYYGRQMIELKDGKVIESRDGESNQYIYTSAGVAVTIPPWNFSAAIMMGTTAAPLVAGNTVLLKPAEPTPIIAAKFVDIMREAGVPDGVLNFVPGEPHEIGDHLVDHKDTSIITFTGSKATGLRILERASKVQEGQQHLKRVLAEMGGKDTVVVDKDANVETAVNAIVTAAFNFSGQKCSAGSRAVIHKDLYDEVEKRVVEETEKLTLGDTEDNNNYLGPVINQKAYDKVTSYIKIGKKEGKLLTGDESDDSKGYFIKPTIFGSVDAEARIMKEEIFGPVLALCKAKSYEESIDIANNTEYGLTGAVISNNVDHLEYAKKNFHVGNLYFNRNCTGAIVGYHPFGGFKLSGTDSKAGGPDYLLQYLLPKSISQML
- a CDS encoding S8 family serine peptidase gives rise to the protein MKQRVRSCFIFVLILLLSLTGFSGTGLAAGTNQTVTETPAQLDADYSSSEAVNVIVEIEEESILRSKQQGNSQSKENLAAVRDQIISEVADAASSSEVNREYDYLFSGFSLEVSQNELPDVMEVSGVKAVYPDETYEVEFDNETEVLDPETFSPAMMDSAPFIGADEAWESGYTGEGVTVAVIDTGVDYTHPDLAHAFGEYKGWDFVDNDNDPQETQPGNPDGDSTLHGTHVAGTVAADGLITGVAPDATLLGYRVLGPGGSGTTTDVIAGIERAVEDGADVLNLSLGNTQNNPDFATSIALDTAMEDGVVAVSSNGNSGPNNWTVGSPGTSRDAISVGATQLPYDQYAADIFTSEGVDYPSSEVMGFPDVDQLLSLNEGEYEFVDVGLAGPEDVEGVDLDGKIALISRGEYAFVDKADTVAEAGAAGAVLYNNVEGTMPEVPGMAVPTVMTTLEDGEKLLAELEAGNNTISFDIEFDREIGETMADFSSRGPVMDTWMIKPDVSAPGVAIVSTIPTHNPDAPHGYASLQGTSMSAPHVAGAAALILEANPEWNVDYVKSALMNTAENLYDADGNLYPHNTQGAGSIRVVDAIETEVLAVPGSHSFGVFDKDNGKQVERQKFTVHNLSDERKRYSLDFTGHEGIKVQTSNNLQVQPGRTQDINFGVQIDASGVEPGYYEGTFLLSNDEETIEVPTILFVQDPDFPLLSALSLEVDGANLTGTVNVPGGADEFNLRIRDADTGELLEETAFAEDLDRGMHSFTWDLTIDGQPLTPGGYQINAYASLGDTEFEIPGGVLTIEE